One window from the genome of Alkalihalobacillus sp. LMS6 encodes:
- a CDS encoding DUF421 domain-containing protein: MENLLQTTLELTVGLFALLILTKLMGKTSFAQITPFDFISALILGELVGNAIYDDEIKIGTILFSVLIWGLLLYIIEWATQRFRKTRKFFEGNPSIIIQNGHLNRNEMKRNKLDMNQLQHLLRQKDAFSVREVAYAVLETDGQISVLKKQKYDQPTFEDFKMTENPVHLPVTFINDGIVDWENIKKAGLDENWLDKQLYEQRIDHYRDVFYLEWKYDEGIYLEKM; encoded by the coding sequence GTGGAGAATTTGCTTCAAACAACATTAGAATTAACGGTGGGGTTATTTGCATTATTGATTTTAACAAAATTAATGGGGAAAACATCATTTGCGCAAATTACGCCGTTTGATTTTATTTCAGCCTTAATTTTAGGGGAACTTGTAGGAAATGCGATCTATGATGATGAAATAAAAATAGGCACGATCCTGTTTTCTGTCTTAATCTGGGGACTTTTACTTTATATTATTGAGTGGGCAACCCAACGTTTTCGTAAAACAAGGAAGTTTTTTGAGGGAAATCCATCAATTATTATTCAAAATGGACATTTAAACCGTAACGAAATGAAACGGAATAAGCTTGATATGAATCAGTTGCAGCACTTATTAAGGCAGAAAGACGCTTTTTCAGTGCGAGAGGTCGCGTATGCAGTTTTGGAAACCGATGGACAAATTAGTGTGTTAAAGAAACAGAAATACGATCAGCCTACGTTTGAAGATTTTAAGATGACGGAAAATCCCGTTCATCTACCAGTCACCTTCATTAACGACGGGATTGTTGATTGGGAGAACATAAAAAAAGCGGGTCTTGATGAGAATTGGTTAGATAAGCAGCTGTACGAACAACGAATTGATCATTACCGCGATGTGTTTTACTTGGAATGGAAGTACGATGAGGGTATTTACCTTGAGAAGATGTGA
- a CDS encoding metallophosphoesterase, translating into MSDIHGDLDLLKKLLVKMNVREQDILMMNGDLCEKGPNSLGVIRYVMDLCHQQSVYITLGNNDAIMLHLLHENEKLMPYLQRQPFSLIHEMLAEKQQRLENFSSIKEVSLFCKQHFLTELNWLNNLLHAYESEQFIIIHAGIEKRADWRQTTLMNAYALPSFYTEGHLEHKMVVVGHWPTNNYLRDEGSHHNPIIDHKQRILSLDGGLHIKQYGQLNGVTLENGIFHTTYVDHLTRVKQIIQPYANNKDRGTISWPHYAVEKKEERTHFTLCYHRIHETTYWIKNEHLVFEDETWQCKGDVSATFLTVREGETVYMLDDQCSGYDLVKKDGYIGWIPKACT; encoded by the coding sequence ATGTCTGACATTCATGGCGATCTCGATTTACTTAAAAAATTGTTAGTCAAAATGAATGTTCGCGAACAGGATATACTGATGATGAATGGCGACTTATGCGAGAAAGGTCCAAATAGCCTAGGCGTCATCCGCTATGTTATGGATCTGTGTCATCAACAGAGTGTTTATATAACGCTCGGAAATAACGACGCCATTATGCTTCACCTACTACATGAAAATGAAAAACTCATGCCCTATTTACAAAGACAGCCATTTTCTCTTATTCATGAAATGCTCGCTGAAAAACAGCAACGTCTAGAAAATTTTTCATCTATTAAAGAAGTATCTCTTTTTTGTAAACAGCATTTCTTAACTGAACTTAATTGGTTAAACAATCTCCTGCACGCCTATGAATCCGAACAATTTATTATCATTCACGCGGGAATCGAAAAACGAGCAGATTGGCGACAAACAACATTGATGAACGCATATGCCCTGCCGTCTTTTTACACAGAAGGTCACTTGGAACACAAAATGGTTGTGGTTGGTCATTGGCCGACGAATAATTATTTACGCGATGAGGGTAGCCACCACAATCCAATCATTGACCACAAACAGCGCATTCTGTCACTTGATGGTGGACTGCACATTAAACAATATGGACAGCTAAACGGCGTTACACTTGAAAATGGGATCTTTCACACAACGTATGTGGATCACCTCACTCGCGTTAAGCAAATTATTCAACCTTATGCAAATAACAAAGATCGTGGAACCATCAGTTGGCCTCATTATGCTGTAGAGAAAAAAGAAGAGCGGACGCACTTCACCTTGTGTTACCACAGGATTCACGAGACAACTTACTGGATAAAAAATGAGCATTTAGTTTTTGAAGACGAAACTTGGCAATGCAAAGGCGACGTTAGTGCTACGTTTTTAACCGTCAGGGAAGGAGAGACGGTCTATATGTTGGATGACCAGTGCAGTGGCTATGATCTTGTTAAAAAAGACGGCTATATTGGCTGGATTCCGAAAGCATGTACATAA
- a CDS encoding YjcZ family sporulation protein gives MSYAGGGYGAGAGGGFALVVVLFILLIIIGASYVGGGGYC, from the coding sequence GTGTCATACGCAGGCGGTGGTTACGGAGCTGGAGCTGGTGGCGGATTTGCATTAGTAGTAGTACTATTCATTTTGCTTATCATCATCGGAGCTTCTTATGTAGGTGGCGGCGGATACTGCTAA
- a CDS encoding sulfite exporter TauE/SafE family protein, with translation MGVGSFLFLLIVFFASILQAATGFGFSIVATPFLLFLFVPDVAIQVNLLVSIVISLFLFIQIRQDVYIPLVKRLVMGSIIGAPLGVLLLQLVSETVVKASVGILLILVTILLILPFTMRQTNGRDVGIGGLSGTLTASIGMPGPPLLAYFAGVKMTKEQTRATTLAFFLIIYPISFGLQWVTLGISGDVWGLVGMALPVVVIGLVVGQLLFKRMNQVLFRNVTYVLLLLAGIGLLVETFL, from the coding sequence ATAGGCGTGGGTAGTTTTTTATTTCTTTTAATCGTATTTTTTGCATCTATTCTTCAAGCGGCAACGGGCTTTGGTTTCTCCATTGTGGCAACACCGTTTTTATTATTTTTATTTGTGCCAGATGTGGCGATACAAGTGAATTTACTCGTATCCATTGTGATCTCGTTATTTTTGTTTATTCAAATTCGTCAAGATGTGTACATTCCTCTTGTTAAAAGACTTGTAATGGGGAGTATCATTGGGGCGCCTTTAGGTGTCTTACTTCTCCAACTCGTCAGTGAAACGGTTGTGAAAGCAAGTGTAGGTATCCTGTTAATTTTGGTGACAATTCTTCTGATTCTGCCATTTACTATGCGGCAAACAAATGGTCGAGATGTTGGGATAGGCGGTCTTTCTGGTACGTTAACTGCAAGTATCGGGATGCCTGGGCCTCCTTTACTCGCTTATTTTGCCGGCGTGAAGATGACGAAAGAACAAACTCGTGCAACGACACTGGCGTTTTTCTTGATTATTTATCCAATTAGTTTTGGATTACAGTGGGTGACGCTCGGTATTAGCGGAGATGTATGGGGACTTGTTGGCATGGCGCTGCCAGTAGTGGTGATCGGGCTGGTTGTTGGCCAACTGTTGTTTAAACGAATGAACCAAGTGTTGTTTCGCAACGTGACGTATGTGTTGCTTTTGTTAGCAGGGATCGGACTGCTTGTTGAAACGTTTCTATAA
- a CDS encoding GNAT family N-acetyltransferase yields the protein MFQSTRLRLRKMETTDTPTYHQWRNDVDVMASTSLALDLYTYEETQAFVENVMRSDTHSKSYIIEQMGDCVAIGVTALIGIDTKNRNAECILDIGEKSYWGKGYGTEALSILLSYAFLELNLHRVSLRVFSTNERAIHVYEKVGFVQEGRSKEAIFRNGEWIDIIHMGLLQSHYLNES from the coding sequence ATGTTTCAATCAACGCGCTTGCGACTTAGGAAAATGGAAACCACCGATACACCTACTTATCACCAATGGCGAAATGACGTAGACGTTATGGCTTCAACAAGTCTTGCACTCGACCTCTATACATATGAAGAAACACAGGCATTTGTCGAAAACGTCATGCGTTCCGATACGCACTCCAAATCGTACATCATTGAACAAATGGGCGATTGTGTTGCCATCGGGGTAACGGCATTAATTGGAATCGATACGAAAAACCGGAATGCTGAATGCATTCTAGATATTGGTGAGAAGAGTTATTGGGGCAAGGGATATGGGACTGAAGCGCTCTCGATTCTCCTGTCGTATGCTTTCTTAGAATTAAACTTACATCGAGTATCGTTACGTGTCTTTTCCACAAACGAAAGAGCCATTCACGTTTATGAAAAGGTAGGCTTTGTTCAAGAAGGTCGGAGTAAAGAAGCGATTTTCCGAAATGGCGAATGGATCGACATTATTCATATGGGCTTACTACAATCCCACTACCTTAACGAATCATGA
- a CDS encoding bifunctional 5,10-methylenetetrahydrofolate dehydrogenase/5,10-methenyltetrahydrofolate cyclohydrolase gives MNTPLLLDGVEVSNQIKQDLAKRVEALNHKGITPSLATILVGEDPSSATYVRMKGNACRKLGMESKKIEMPTETTTEELLATIQQLNEDDSVHGILLQHPVPDQIDERAAFDAIAIEKDVDGVTTLGFAQNAFNFAQYPSCTPAAIMAMLDHYDLLIEGKHAVVVGRSPILGKPVSMMLLNRNATVTICHSRTNDLETHVKQADIVVAAVGRPEFIKGDWIKPGAVVLDAGYNKGNIGDCDYEGCAANASAITPVPGGVGPVTISMLLKHTVDAAERAQA, from the coding sequence ATGAATACGCCCTTACTGTTAGATGGAGTAGAAGTATCAAATCAAATTAAACAAGACCTTGCAAAACGAGTCGAAGCACTCAATCACAAAGGAATTACGCCTTCACTTGCAACGATTTTAGTCGGAGAGGACCCTTCTTCTGCAACTTACGTGCGCATGAAAGGAAATGCGTGTCGCAAGCTTGGTATGGAATCCAAAAAGATTGAAATGCCGACAGAAACCACAACGGAAGAGTTGCTTGCGACAATCCAACAATTAAATGAAGATGATTCCGTTCACGGTATTTTGCTGCAACATCCCGTTCCGGATCAAATTGATGAGCGTGCCGCATTTGATGCGATAGCAATCGAAAAAGATGTGGATGGGGTGACGACTTTAGGTTTTGCGCAAAATGCATTTAACTTTGCACAATATCCGTCGTGCACACCTGCAGCGATTATGGCGATGCTCGATCATTATGATTTGCTGATTGAAGGCAAACACGCTGTGGTTGTTGGAAGAAGTCCTATTCTCGGAAAGCCAGTTTCCATGATGCTTCTTAATCGGAATGCCACTGTTACGATTTGTCATTCTCGAACAAATGATTTAGAAACCCATGTGAAGCAAGCAGATATTGTCGTTGCTGCTGTTGGTCGACCAGAATTTATTAAAGGTGATTGGATTAAGCCAGGTGCTGTTGTTCTTGATGCAGGTTATAATAAAGGCAACATTGGTGACTGTGATTATGAGGGATGTGCAGCGAATGCGTCTGCGATTACGCCGGTTCCAGGCGGCGTAGGTCCTGTCACGATTTCGATGTTGTTAAAGCATACGGTTGATGCAGCAGAACGTGCCCAAGCATAA
- a CDS encoding acyl-CoA thioesterase/bile acid-CoA:amino acid N-acyltransferase family protein yields MNPRLVITTQHAFIDQPLQISVYDCSSHQKMTIEVKTSDDTEAVFTASATYEANQDGNIHLAHHAPVSGSYQGVDPEGLIWSMDRKDKKFGDYFNKSTSHPLTYEFTLKDNKNVTLDLVQVHRKFYDETVKRVQVHEPDVVGTLFYPDTDHTFPGVLLLGGSDGGVNEHAAALLASKGYSVLSLAYFGAEGVAKDLENVPLEYFEHATNWLKTHSSVDETVSLIGYSRGGELALLLASTYNCFQAVIAGAPSAYVTSGLRNTIYAPIPAWTLGNKPIPYLKFAYTTKHFFRMGTSILTRKPFSFLPIWALSQRKANNLDDVRIPVEHIHAPLLTIAGEKDECWPAADYARIVQHELHDKRTDNEHLYYEEGGHFLAFPYGIPGMPTSTYMHVGGGMVMDFGGTKKGNADAARETWQHVQDFLYKHTKKTSLLYS; encoded by the coding sequence ATGAATCCCCGACTCGTCATTACGACTCAACATGCTTTTATCGATCAACCGTTACAAATCTCGGTTTATGATTGTAGCTCTCACCAAAAGATGACGATTGAAGTGAAAACATCTGATGATACGGAAGCTGTATTCACAGCAAGTGCTACATACGAAGCGAACCAAGATGGAAATATCCACCTTGCACATCATGCACCTGTATCTGGGTCCTATCAAGGTGTTGACCCTGAAGGCTTAATTTGGTCAATGGATCGAAAAGATAAGAAATTTGGTGATTACTTTAACAAAAGCACCTCACACCCACTCACCTATGAATTTACATTAAAAGACAACAAGAACGTCACTCTCGATCTCGTTCAAGTACATAGAAAATTTTATGATGAAACCGTTAAACGTGTGCAAGTCCATGAGCCTGACGTAGTAGGGACGCTTTTTTACCCAGATACCGACCACACATTTCCTGGCGTTCTTTTATTAGGTGGATCAGATGGAGGCGTTAATGAACATGCAGCGGCTCTTCTTGCAAGCAAGGGATACTCGGTTCTATCGCTCGCCTATTTTGGAGCTGAGGGTGTGGCAAAAGATCTAGAAAATGTGCCGCTAGAATACTTTGAGCATGCAACAAACTGGCTTAAAACCCATTCGTCAGTAGACGAAACCGTTTCACTTATCGGTTATTCTCGAGGTGGCGAACTCGCCCTTCTGCTCGCATCTACTTACAATTGTTTTCAAGCGGTTATTGCAGGCGCACCTAGTGCGTACGTGACGTCAGGCTTGCGTAATACGATTTACGCGCCTATCCCTGCATGGACGCTGGGCAATAAACCGATTCCTTATTTGAAATTTGCCTATACAACGAAACATTTCTTCCGAATGGGAACAAGTATCCTAACAAGAAAACCCTTTTCATTTTTACCGATTTGGGCCCTTTCACAAAGGAAAGCAAACAATTTGGACGACGTTCGCATTCCTGTTGAACACATTCATGCTCCCCTGTTAACGATTGCCGGTGAAAAAGATGAATGTTGGCCAGCGGCGGACTATGCCAGAATTGTTCAGCATGAACTTCACGATAAACGTACAGACAATGAACATCTTTATTATGAAGAAGGCGGTCATTTTCTTGCCTTTCCGTACGGCATTCCAGGTATGCCAACATCGACTTATATGCATGTTGGTGGTGGCATGGTGATGGACTTTGGTGGTACAAAAAAAGGAAATGCCGATGCCGCTAGAGAAACGTGGCAGCATGTGCAAGATTTTCTATACAAACATACGAAGAAGACCAGCTTGCTTTATTCATAA
- a CDS encoding LysR substrate-binding domain-containing protein: MNIDEIETFITLVQEKNFTKTAEKRALSQPTVSVQIKNLEKQFQTQFIRRTTRQIILTPDGQFFYEEALKIQNIYRHIHESLYARNHEASGLLKIGASFTIGEYLLPKMIAALKRSYPNLTFDVMIANTDAVLHAVQHFDVDIGLVEGSVHAKNIDQTPFKDDRLVVVCSDQNVQHFNTIDDLQNQAWIIREEGSGTRQSFEELVEAYQLTVQSTMVISSTQGMKEGVKNGLGLALLSEAAVQEELRHGSLHVLTHLHISNARKFTFIQRKGVPLTKNTTLFINHALQQF, encoded by the coding sequence GTGAATATAGACGAAATCGAAACATTTATTACGCTTGTACAGGAAAAAAACTTTACAAAAACTGCTGAAAAACGAGCCCTCTCTCAACCGACTGTTAGCGTGCAAATAAAAAACTTGGAGAAGCAGTTTCAGACACAATTTATTCGAAGAACAACGCGGCAAATTATATTAACACCAGATGGTCAATTTTTTTATGAGGAAGCCTTGAAAATACAGAATATTTATCGGCATATTCATGAAAGCTTGTATGCCCGCAACCATGAGGCCTCTGGCTTACTTAAAATTGGTGCGAGCTTTACTATTGGCGAGTATTTGTTACCAAAAATGATCGCAGCATTGAAACGATCGTATCCAAACCTAACCTTTGATGTCATGATCGCCAATACTGATGCGGTTCTTCATGCAGTCCAACACTTTGATGTTGATATAGGACTTGTCGAAGGTTCCGTCCATGCAAAGAATATCGATCAAACTCCATTTAAAGATGATCGCTTAGTTGTCGTTTGTTCGGATCAAAATGTTCAACACTTTAACACGATTGATGATCTCCAAAACCAAGCATGGATCATTCGCGAAGAGGGTTCCGGAACAAGGCAATCGTTTGAGGAATTGGTTGAAGCTTACCAACTAACGGTCCAGTCTACAATGGTCATTAGTTCGACTCAAGGAATGAAGGAAGGGGTTAAAAACGGCTTAGGCTTAGCATTACTATCTGAAGCTGCTGTACAAGAAGAACTACGGCACGGGTCTCTTCATGTATTAACTCACCTCCATATTAGCAACGCGCGGAAATTCACCTTTATCCAACGTAAAGGGGTTCCACTGACAAAAAACACCACACTGTTTATCAATCACGCTTTACAACAATTTTAA